Proteins from a single region of Apium graveolens cultivar Ventura chromosome 7, ASM990537v1, whole genome shotgun sequence:
- the LOC141674573 gene encoding uncharacterized protein LOC141674573 — protein MDLMLQDLAEPLTIEVANQDRVSVSQFFPKCRLEIYGHSFSADLIPFKLGEFDVILERNWLSQYKANIDCKKKRIVMFTEDNVKINYQGQRQEKKFLSILQEKKLLRQGCEAYLARVVDIEKEVPVLDKIPIVREFPDIFPDEFPGFPPDCEIEFSIDLVPGAEPISKSSYRMALVEMKELAK, from the coding sequence ATGGACTTAATGTTACAAGATTTGGCTGAACCTTTGACTATAGAAGTAGCCAATCAGGATAGAGTTTCAGTGAGTCAGTTCTTCCCTAAGTGTCGATTGGAAATCTACGGGCATTCTTTTTCGGCTGACCTAATACCCTtcaagctaggagagtttgacgtgaTTTTAGAAAGGAATTGGTTGTCCCaatataaggcaaatattgactgCAAGAAGAAAAGGATTGTGATGTTTACCGAGGATAATGTTAAGATAAATTATCAAGGACAAAGGCAggaaaagaaatttctctcgataTTACAGGAAAAGAAATTGTTAAGGCAAGGATGCGAGGCTTACTTAGCACGTGTGGTAGACATTGAGAAAGAAGTACCTGTACTAGACaagattccaatagtaagagaaTTTCCAGACATTTTCCCAGACGAATTTCCAGGATTTCCACCAGATTGTGAGATCGAGTTTTCTATTGATTTAGTTCCCGGAGCAGAACCAATTTCAAAGTCTTCTTATCGCATGGCTCtagtagaaatgaaagaactagctaagTAA